In Halovivax gelatinilyticus, the following are encoded in one genomic region:
- a CDS encoding tRNA uridine(34) 5-carboxymethylaminomethyl modification radical SAM/GNAT enzyme Elp3 — translation MSIESTDPTETEAFRRVCATLVERILSGEIEREDVESAKLEACSEHSAPKVPKNSELLEFAADEHREALESVLQRKPVRTASGVSPVAIMTSPERCPHGKCLYCPGGPDSEFSSSQSYTGEEPAAARGVQNDYDPYGQVTLRLEQLRQIGHPVDKVELILMGGTMTARSHDYQEWFVKRALEAMNDYDLEKEPEPAEGESFAQGPDEYEWRYLEDVIAENETGDIRNIGTTFETKPDWCDPEQIDRMLDLGGTKVEVGVQTTYERINREMHRGHGVQESIDANRRLRDAAFKVGFHMMPGQPGMSMEMCLEDFRQLFEREEWKPDYLKIYPTLVVRGTATYDWWHRDEYQPLTNDEAADLVAEIKSIIPRYTRLQRVQRDIPADFIDAGVWKSNLRQLARQRMDEHGWTCECIRCREVGMNDEEPQTADLDVMSYEACGGTEHFISIEDFDRDLLIGFCRLRFPNDPVRPELDGAALIRELHVYGSEVSVGAAGEEGQHQHQGYGRQLMQTAESMAADAGFEKLSVISGIGAREYYREKLGYHQDGPYVSKSL, via the coding sequence GTGAGTATCGAGTCGACGGACCCGACCGAGACGGAAGCGTTCAGACGCGTCTGTGCCACGCTCGTCGAGCGCATCCTTTCGGGCGAGATCGAACGAGAGGACGTCGAGTCGGCGAAGCTCGAGGCCTGTTCCGAACACTCCGCGCCAAAGGTACCGAAGAACTCGGAGCTCCTCGAGTTCGCGGCCGACGAACACCGCGAGGCGCTCGAATCGGTCCTCCAGCGTAAGCCGGTTCGAACGGCCTCCGGCGTCTCCCCGGTTGCGATCATGACCTCCCCGGAGCGGTGTCCCCACGGAAAGTGTCTGTACTGTCCCGGCGGCCCCGACTCGGAGTTCTCGAGTTCCCAGAGCTACACCGGCGAGGAACCGGCGGCCGCCCGCGGTGTCCAGAACGACTACGATCCGTACGGACAGGTAACCCTGCGCCTAGAACAGCTTCGCCAGATCGGCCATCCGGTCGATAAGGTCGAACTCATCCTGATGGGCGGGACGATGACCGCCCGGAGCCACGACTACCAGGAGTGGTTCGTAAAGCGCGCGCTGGAGGCGATGAACGACTACGACCTGGAAAAAGAGCCAGAACCCGCGGAGGGCGAGAGCTTCGCCCAGGGTCCCGACGAGTACGAGTGGCGCTACCTCGAGGACGTGATCGCGGAGAACGAGACCGGCGACATCCGAAACATCGGGACGACGTTCGAGACGAAGCCCGACTGGTGTGATCCCGAACAGATCGATCGCATGCTCGATCTCGGCGGAACGAAGGTGGAAGTCGGCGTCCAGACCACCTACGAGCGCATCAACCGGGAGATGCACCGCGGCCACGGCGTCCAGGAGTCGATCGACGCGAACCGTCGGCTGCGCGATGCGGCGTTCAAAGTCGGGTTTCACATGATGCCCGGCCAGCCCGGCATGTCGATGGAGATGTGCCTCGAAGACTTCAGGCAGCTCTTCGAGCGCGAGGAGTGGAAACCCGATTACCTCAAAATCTATCCGACGCTCGTCGTTCGCGGAACCGCCACCTACGACTGGTGGCACCGCGACGAGTACCAGCCGTTGACGAACGACGAGGCGGCCGACCTCGTCGCCGAGATCAAGTCGATCATCCCCCGATACACCCGCCTCCAGCGCGTCCAGCGGGACATCCCGGCCGACTTCATCGACGCCGGCGTCTGGAAGTCGAACCTGAGGCAGCTGGCCCGACAGCGCATGGACGAACACGGCTGGACCTGCGAGTGCATCCGCTGTCGCGAGGTCGGCATGAACGACGAAGAGCCGCAGACGGCGGACTTGGACGTGATGAGCTACGAGGCCTGCGGTGGGACGGAACACTTCATCTCGATCGAGGATTTCGATCGGGACCTGCTGATCGGCTTCTGCCGATTGCGCTTTCCGAACGATCCGGTCAGGCCGGAACTCGACGGTGCCGCGTTGATTCGTGAACTCCACGTCTACGGCAGCGAGGTGAGCGTCGGCGCGGCGGGAGAGGAGGGCCAGCACCAGCACCAGGGCTACGGACGGCAGTTGATGCAAACGGCCGAGTCGATGGCCGCAGACGCTGGCTTCGAGAAGCTTTCCGTCATCTCGGGCATCGGGGCCCGCGAGTACTACCGCGAGAAGCTCGGCTACCACCAAGACGGGCCGTACGTGAGTAAGTCACTCTGA
- the rqcH gene encoding ribosome rescue protein RqcH translates to MEPKRELSSVDLAALVAELGTYEGAKVDKAYLYGDDLVRLKLRDFDRGRVELFVEVGETKRVHTVSPDRVPDAPERPPEFAKMLRNRLSGADLADVSQFEFDRILEFVFDREDGTTRLIVELFGEGNVAVTDEQYEVVDSLETIRLKSRTVAPGSLYEFPESRVNPLEVPRDAFDRVMDDSDTDVVRTLATQLNFGGLYAEEVCTRAGVEKTTDIADADEATYDRLYGAIERLSIDVRTGAFEPRLYVERDESAESADADEPIERVVDVTPFPLEEHRAAGFEPEAFDSFTDALDEYFFRLERADEEPVPGSQRPDFEEEIAKQQRIIDQQEGAIEQFDREAEAERERAEALYANYGLVDEILQTVRSARADGTPWEEIEARFAEGADRGIEAAKAVVDVDGANGRVTVEIDGERIPLVADEGVEKNADRRYTEAKRIAEKKAGAEAAIEETREALEAVRARRDGWEADDEDDAVEADDDGRSDADWLSMTSIPIRENEPWYDRFRWVHTSDGFLVIGGRNADQNEELVNKYLEPGDRVFHTQAHGGPVTVLKATDPGESARPDIEFPDTSVEQAAQFAVSYASVWKDGRYAGDVYAVDADQVTKTPESGEYLEKGGFAIRGDRTYHRDTAVGVAVGIQCEPWTRVIGGPPSAISDRAVTTIAVEPGRYAQGDVAKRVYRELRERFTDESFVRKVASPDQIQHFLPPGGSRIAEQNP, encoded by the coding sequence ATGGAGCCAAAGCGGGAGCTTTCGAGCGTCGACCTCGCCGCCCTCGTCGCGGAACTCGGAACGTACGAGGGTGCGAAGGTCGACAAGGCCTACCTCTACGGTGACGATCTCGTCCGGCTGAAACTCCGCGATTTCGATCGCGGCCGGGTCGAGCTGTTCGTCGAGGTGGGCGAAACCAAGCGAGTGCACACGGTCTCGCCCGACCGCGTCCCAGACGCCCCGGAGCGGCCGCCCGAGTTCGCGAAGATGCTTCGAAATCGACTCTCGGGGGCCGACCTGGCCGACGTCTCGCAGTTCGAATTCGACCGCATCCTGGAGTTCGTCTTCGACCGCGAGGACGGGACGACGAGACTGATCGTGGAGTTATTCGGCGAGGGGAACGTCGCCGTTACTGACGAGCAGTACGAGGTGGTCGACTCGCTCGAGACGATCCGGTTGAAATCTCGCACTGTCGCGCCCGGCTCGCTGTACGAGTTCCCCGAGTCGCGGGTGAATCCGCTCGAAGTTCCGAGAGATGCGTTCGACCGGGTCATGGACGATTCGGACACCGACGTCGTGCGGACGCTCGCCACGCAACTGAACTTCGGCGGCCTCTACGCCGAGGAAGTCTGCACGCGCGCCGGGGTGGAGAAGACGACCGACATCGCGGACGCGGACGAAGCGACGTACGACCGCCTCTACGGCGCCATCGAGCGGCTTTCGATCGACGTCAGAACCGGCGCGTTCGAGCCGCGACTCTACGTCGAGCGCGACGAATCCGCCGAGTCGGCGGACGCGGACGAGCCGATCGAACGGGTCGTCGACGTTACGCCGTTTCCGCTCGAGGAACACCGGGCGGCCGGCTTCGAACCTGAAGCGTTCGACTCGTTCACCGACGCCTTAGACGAGTACTTCTTCCGGCTCGAACGAGCCGATGAGGAACCGGTTCCCGGGAGCCAGCGACCGGATTTCGAAGAAGAGATCGCCAAACAACAACGCATCATCGACCAACAGGAGGGAGCGATCGAACAGTTCGACCGCGAGGCGGAGGCCGAACGGGAGCGAGCGGAGGCGCTGTACGCGAACTACGGCCTCGTCGACGAGATCTTACAGACGGTCCGATCGGCCCGTGCGGACGGAACGCCGTGGGAGGAGATCGAAGCGCGGTTCGCCGAAGGTGCAGATCGAGGTATCGAGGCGGCCAAAGCGGTGGTCGACGTCGACGGCGCGAACGGGCGCGTCACCGTCGAGATCGACGGCGAACGGATTCCGCTGGTCGCCGACGAGGGCGTCGAGAAGAACGCCGATCGGCGCTACACGGAGGCAAAGCGCATCGCGGAGAAGAAGGCGGGGGCCGAGGCGGCGATCGAGGAGACCCGCGAGGCCTTAGAAGCGGTGCGTGCGCGTCGCGACGGGTGGGAAGCCGACGATGAGGACGACGCGGTCGAGGCGGACGACGACGGACGATCCGACGCCGACTGGCTGTCGATGACCTCGATCCCGATTCGGGAGAATGAACCCTGGTACGACCGGTTCCGGTGGGTTCACACGAGCGACGGATTCCTCGTCATCGGGGGACGAAACGCCGATCAGAACGAGGAACTGGTGAACAAGTACCTAGAACCCGGCGACCGGGTGTTTCACACCCAGGCACACGGCGGTCCGGTCACGGTGTTGAAGGCGACCGATCCCGGAGAGAGCGCACGACCCGACATCGAATTCCCGGACACGAGCGTCGAACAAGCCGCCCAGTTCGCCGTCTCCTACGCGTCGGTCTGGAAGGACGGACGGTACGCTGGCGACGTCTACGCCGTCGACGCCGATCAGGTGACGAAGACGCCCGAGAGCGGAGAGTACCTGGAAAAAGGTGGCTTCGCGATTCGGGGCGACCGAACCTACCACCGCGATACGGCCGTCGGGGTCGCCGTCGGGATTCAGTGTGAACCCTGGACGCGGGTCATCGGCGGACCGCCCTCGGCTATTTCCGACCGGGCCGTGACGACCATCGCGGTCGAACCGGGGCGGTACGCGCAAGGTGACGTGGCAAAACGCGTCTATCGCGAACTCCGCGAGCGCTTTACGGACGAGTCGTTCGTTCGGAAGGTTGCCAGTCCCGACCAGATCCAGCACTTCCTCCCGCCGGGCGGTAGTCGGATCGCAGAGCAAAATCCGTGA
- a CDS encoding DUF7344 domain-containing protein — MSHTSTEKIGGESTTLSSSDRHRLLVSERRQQLVQILNGTDTATDVTTLAEIIAERVTELDAGSREAIDRVKIELHHVHLPKMAEMGTLAYDPQSQRVRPYQSALDSIDDGGDA; from the coding sequence ATGTCACATACGTCAACCGAGAAAATCGGGGGAGAGTCCACTACGCTCTCCTCGAGCGATCGACACCGCCTTCTGGTCTCGGAGCGACGACAACAACTCGTCCAGATTCTGAACGGTACTGACACCGCGACCGACGTAACCACGCTCGCAGAAATCATCGCCGAGCGGGTCACCGAACTCGATGCCGGTAGCAGGGAGGCGATCGATCGTGTGAAGATAGAGTTACACCACGTTCACCTACCGAAAATGGCCGAAATGGGCACTCTCGCCTACGATCCACAGAGTCAGCGTGTCCGTCCGTACCAATCGGCTCTCGATTCGATCGATGACGGAGGCGACGCCTGA
- a CDS encoding PAS domain S-box protein has translation MERDALPDALSETLSVFETSGEPRTTPEVAERLDLGRRSTYDRLQRLVERESLRTKKVGANARVWWRPAEKAVDRDRSAAGTEFATDSRELHSLIDAVEEYAIFTLDPDGYVRTWNAGAREIKGYEADEIVGEHISSFYTERDRTAQRPERNLSEAARNGSIQDEGWRVRADGSQFWANVTITAIEADDGSLQGYVKVTRDMTERRQRERSLRRERDLTEQLLETAPIGLVVFRPDGSIERINSRTRDRLGIDASTVDSFDFDAFDVYDSDGDPIPLREHPVTRAIEGDEPVSDELIAHEGPNGTRRWLSLTAEPVYHDGELERIVVAARDVTDLKRSEREFERQRDELADELEEVFDRISDGFYALDDELRFRYLNEKAASVLGVAESDIDREFHDIVTTTDAFDRAIDEARDTRRPVTFEDYYDPANRWFYNAIYPSETGLSVYFREITERKAQERKLARFERAVEAAGHSIYMTDPDGTITYVNPAFEALTGYSRDEAVGQRPSLFDAAVSGTDGAERFDSLEPGDQHSDEVLIRDASGDRYTVHQVVTPVTDDDGEVVQFVTVQTDVTERKERERELEQYERIVETVEDGIYVLDENRRFTMVNDGFEAMTGYDRDELLGREGTLVFGDEFVEIADRFQRELESGERDIAVLEEDISRADGTTSVVESRFDQIDLGGDRTGRVGVVRDVGERVERERELERQRERLTALNNLNQVVRDVTEHVIEGSTREQIEQTVCDALAASEAYEFAWVAEVDSVTTTFEPRAAAGTGGYANEITISMDPDDPRSSGPGATAIREQETQVVRDVYDDPRFEPWREAAAEYGFRSVASIPIVHDGTTYGVLGVYADRSNAFDAVERRIVSQLGEVVGHAIAAIERKRALMSDELVELEFHVRDVFAAFDASATMEGTVTLEHSVPVAENELLVYGTASPDARESLDELVEHLPHWQSITVRSDGDPIEFELRMREPPVRSVVSSIGGYVDSAVLENGEYRLRIRLAPNVDVHQVIEVVDATYPGAEMYRRKQVARRRDDSQIRRQPMASLTDRQRAALDAAYFAGFFEWPRETSGEAVANSLDIAAPTFHQHLRKAERKVLESVYESYVPESAEMRGD, from the coding sequence ATGGAACGCGACGCGCTTCCCGACGCGCTTTCAGAGACGTTGTCGGTTTTCGAGACGTCGGGAGAACCACGAACGACGCCCGAGGTGGCCGAACGGCTCGATCTCGGCCGTAGGAGCACCTACGACAGGCTTCAACGACTCGTAGAGCGTGAGTCGCTTCGAACGAAAAAGGTCGGGGCGAACGCCCGCGTCTGGTGGCGACCGGCTGAGAAAGCGGTCGACCGCGATCGGTCCGCTGCGGGGACGGAGTTCGCGACCGATTCCCGCGAACTCCACTCGTTGATAGACGCGGTCGAGGAGTACGCGATATTCACCCTCGATCCGGACGGATACGTTCGAACCTGGAACGCCGGTGCACGGGAGATCAAAGGCTACGAAGCCGACGAAATCGTCGGCGAACACATCTCGTCGTTTTACACCGAACGGGATCGGACCGCCCAGCGGCCAGAGCGGAATCTGTCTGAAGCGGCCAGGAACGGCTCGATCCAGGACGAAGGGTGGCGCGTTCGAGCCGACGGCTCGCAGTTCTGGGCGAACGTGACGATCACGGCCATCGAAGCCGACGATGGTTCGCTCCAGGGCTACGTCAAGGTTACCCGCGACATGACCGAGCGGCGCCAGCGGGAGCGTTCGCTCCGACGCGAGCGCGACCTCACGGAACAGCTGTTAGAGACCGCGCCGATCGGACTCGTCGTCTTCCGGCCCGACGGCTCGATCGAGCGGATCAACTCTCGAACGCGAGATCGCCTCGGTATCGACGCGTCGACGGTCGACTCGTTCGACTTCGATGCGTTCGACGTCTACGATTCCGATGGCGATCCCATTCCCCTCCGCGAGCACCCGGTCACACGAGCGATCGAAGGCGACGAACCGGTTTCCGACGAACTCATCGCACACGAGGGGCCGAACGGTACGCGTCGGTGGCTCTCGCTCACCGCGGAGCCGGTGTACCACGACGGCGAACTCGAACGGATCGTTGTCGCCGCGAGGGACGTGACGGACCTCAAACGGAGCGAGCGCGAATTCGAACGCCAGCGTGACGAGCTGGCCGACGAACTCGAAGAGGTGTTCGACCGCATCTCCGACGGGTTCTACGCGCTCGACGACGAGCTCCGGTTTCGCTATCTGAACGAGAAGGCGGCGTCCGTCCTGGGAGTCGCCGAATCGGATATCGACAGGGAGTTTCACGATATCGTCACCACCACCGACGCCTTCGACCGAGCGATCGACGAGGCGCGAGACACCAGAAGACCGGTCACGTTCGAAGATTACTACGATCCGGCCAATCGCTGGTTCTACAACGCCATCTATCCGTCCGAAACCGGCCTATCGGTTTACTTTCGAGAGATTACCGAGCGGAAGGCACAGGAACGAAAACTGGCCCGGTTCGAACGGGCGGTCGAAGCCGCGGGCCACAGCATCTACATGACCGATCCAGACGGAACGATCACGTACGTCAACCCGGCCTTCGAGGCGTTGACCGGCTATTCGCGAGACGAAGCGGTCGGTCAGAGGCCGTCGCTCTTCGACGCCGCTGTGAGCGGAACGGATGGGGCGGAACGGTTCGACTCTCTCGAACCGGGAGACCAGCACTCCGACGAGGTCCTCATCCGGGACGCGTCGGGAGATCGCTATACGGTCCACCAGGTCGTTACACCGGTTACCGACGACGACGGAGAGGTAGTCCAGTTCGTCACGGTTCAGACGGACGTGACCGAGCGCAAGGAACGCGAACGCGAGCTAGAACAGTACGAGCGAATCGTCGAGACGGTCGAAGACGGGATCTACGTCCTCGACGAGAATCGTCGGTTCACGATGGTAAACGACGGATTCGAGGCGATGACCGGCTACGATCGAGACGAACTACTCGGACGCGAAGGAACACTCGTGTTCGGAGACGAGTTCGTCGAGATCGCAGACAGGTTCCAGCGAGAACTCGAATCGGGCGAGCGGGACATCGCCGTACTGGAAGAAGACATCTCACGGGCGGACGGCACCACGTCGGTCGTCGAGAGTCGGTTCGACCAGATCGACCTCGGCGGGGACCGCACGGGGCGCGTCGGCGTCGTCCGCGACGTCGGCGAACGCGTCGAGCGCGAGCGCGAACTCGAACGCCAGCGTGAACGGCTGACCGCGTTGAATAACCTGAATCAGGTCGTCCGCGACGTGACCGAGCACGTCATCGAGGGATCGACGCGCGAGCAGATAGAACAGACCGTGTGCGACGCGCTCGCCGCCTCCGAGGCCTACGAGTTCGCCTGGGTGGCCGAAGTCGACTCGGTCACGACGACGTTCGAACCGCGTGCGGCCGCGGGGACGGGCGGCTACGCGAACGAGATCACGATATCCATGGATCCCGACGACCCGAGGAGCAGCGGACCGGGTGCGACCGCGATTCGCGAGCAGGAGACGCAGGTCGTCCGAGACGTATACGACGATCCTCGCTTCGAACCCTGGCGCGAGGCCGCCGCTGAGTACGGGTTTCGGTCGGTCGCGTCGATTCCCATCGTCCACGACGGAACGACCTACGGCGTCCTCGGCGTCTACGCCGACCGATCGAACGCGTTCGACGCGGTGGAACGACGGATCGTCAGCCAGCTCGGCGAGGTCGTCGGTCACGCCATCGCCGCCATCGAGCGCAAACGCGCGCTGATGAGCGACGAACTCGTCGAACTCGAGTTTCACGTGCGAGACGTCTTCGCGGCGTTCGACGCGAGCGCGACGATGGAAGGGACGGTCACGCTGGAGCACTCGGTACCGGTCGCCGAGAACGAATTGCTCGTCTACGGGACGGCGAGCCCCGATGCGCGCGAAAGTCTGGACGAACTCGTCGAACACCTCCCACACTGGCAATCGATCACCGTTCGGTCTGACGGAGATCCGATCGAATTCGAGCTCAGAATGCGAGAACCGCCCGTTCGGTCGGTCGTTTCGTCGATCGGCGGATACGTCGACAGCGCCGTGCTAGAAAACGGCGAGTATCGCCTCCGGATTCGCCTCGCTCCGAACGTAGACGTTCACCAGGTGATCGAAGTGGTCGACGCAACCTATCCAGGTGCGGAGATGTACCGAAGGAAACAAGTTGCGCGTCGTCGAGACGATTCGCAGATTCGACGTCAGCCGATGGCGTCGCTCACCGACCGACAGCGGGCGGCCCTGGACGCGGCCTATTTCGCCGGTTTTTTCGAGTGGCCTCGGGAGACGTCCGGCGAAGCTGTGGCTAACTCGCTCGACATCGCTGCCCCGACGTTTCACCAGCACTTGCGGAAGGCAGAGCGGAAGGTCCTCGAGTCGGTGTACGAGTCGTACGTACCGGAATCGGCCGAGATGCGCGGAGACTGA
- a CDS encoding mRNA surveillance protein pelota, translating into MQIRDRERLDGGRERLTVVPESVDDLWHLQYVLEPGDRVAGDTTRRIQRSDEQLRDTGGEREHMWVALAVDDVEFHRFANRLRVGGEIVACSREDQLGFHHTLNVEERDELSIEKYWKPDQERRLEEAKEATENPDVAIATVEEGRAHVHGVAQYGTEERATITGSTGKNDDAQDRTSLFAELTDVLRRLDVDAIILAGPGFTKQDAYKYVEKNASEVAELITMVDTASVGDRGVHEVLKRGAVADVQKETRIEAEADAIDELTRRIAEGAKAAYGPDEVEKAAEYGAIERLLILDDRLRKERGPDREWDVDVDSLVRTTEQKGGEVTVFSSEFPPGQQLSNLGGVAALLRYRLQ; encoded by the coding sequence ATGCAGATCAGAGACCGGGAACGGTTAGACGGCGGCCGCGAGCGCCTGACCGTCGTCCCGGAGAGCGTCGACGACCTCTGGCACCTCCAGTACGTCCTCGAACCGGGTGACCGAGTCGCCGGCGATACGACCCGCCGAATTCAGCGCTCCGACGAGCAGCTGCGCGACACGGGCGGCGAACGCGAACACATGTGGGTCGCGCTGGCCGTCGACGACGTGGAGTTTCACCGCTTTGCAAATCGACTGCGCGTCGGCGGCGAGATCGTCGCCTGCTCGCGCGAAGATCAGCTCGGGTTTCACCACACGTTAAACGTCGAAGAACGCGACGAACTCTCGATCGAGAAGTACTGGAAACCCGATCAGGAGCGCCGACTCGAAGAAGCGAAGGAAGCGACCGAGAATCCTGACGTGGCGATCGCGACGGTCGAGGAGGGCCGCGCGCACGTCCACGGCGTCGCCCAGTACGGAACCGAAGAGCGCGCGACGATCACCGGCTCGACGGGCAAGAACGACGACGCACAGGACCGCACCTCGCTCTTCGCCGAGCTCACCGACGTGCTCCGGCGACTCGACGTCGACGCGATCATCCTGGCCGGGCCGGGCTTTACCAAGCAGGACGCCTACAAGTACGTCGAGAAGAACGCGAGCGAGGTGGCCGAGTTGATCACGATGGTCGACACCGCGAGCGTGGGCGACCGCGGCGTCCACGAGGTGCTAAAACGCGGGGCCGTCGCGGACGTCCAGAAGGAGACGCGCATCGAGGCCGAAGCCGACGCCATCGACGAACTCACACGGCGAATCGCCGAGGGGGCGAAAGCGGCTTACGGCCCGGACGAGGTGGAGAAGGCCGCCGAGTACGGTGCGATCGAGCGGTTGCTCATCCTCGACGATCGGCTTCGGAAAGAACGCGGCCCCGACCGCGAGTGGGACGTCGACGTCGACTCCCTCGTCCGGACGACCGAGCAGAAAGGCGGGGAGGTGACGGTCTTTTCCTCCGAGTTCCCGCCCGGCCAGCAACTGTCGAACTTGGGCGGCGTCGCGGCGTTGCTTCGCTACCGGTTACAGTAG
- a CDS encoding MBL fold metallo-hydrolase — MQVTFLGTGAAMPTGDRFQTGILVQEGDRTVLVDCGSGVLQRLQQSGVGYESVSTVLLTHHHLDHVADLLPLMKARWLAGEEHLEIVGPQGTKGLVDDLLSAFEYMDGRLDLQVREVVADDTFSVAGFDVSSYETRHSVPCLAYRFDDRFTYSGDSEAFAGLANFADGCAILAHDCAFPDDVDVSNHPTPSELGAALSDVEIGRVYLTHLYPHTQGRHEEMRRSIGERYDGDVRFAEDLQRVSIEAERR, encoded by the coding sequence ATGCAGGTGACCTTTCTCGGAACCGGCGCCGCCATGCCGACGGGCGACCGGTTCCAGACCGGTATCCTCGTCCAGGAAGGTGATCGAACCGTCCTTGTCGATTGCGGATCCGGCGTCCTCCAGCGACTCCAGCAGTCGGGCGTCGGCTACGAATCGGTCTCGACCGTCCTCCTCACGCACCACCACTTAGATCACGTCGCGGACCTCCTTCCGCTGATGAAAGCCCGGTGGCTCGCCGGCGAAGAACACTTAGAAATCGTCGGACCCCAGGGGACGAAAGGGCTCGTCGACGACCTGCTATCTGCGTTCGAGTACATGGACGGCCGACTCGACCTGCAGGTCCGCGAAGTCGTTGCCGACGACACGTTCTCGGTCGCCGGGTTCGACGTTTCGTCGTACGAGACGCGCCACTCCGTCCCGTGTCTGGCGTACCGGTTCGACGACCGGTTCACCTACAGCGGCGACAGCGAGGCGTTCGCCGGGCTGGCGAACTTCGCCGACGGCTGTGCCATCCTCGCACACGACTGCGCCTTCCCGGACGACGTCGACGTCTCGAATCACCCGACGCCGAGCGAACTCGGGGCCGCCCTCTCCGACGTCGAGATCGGTCGGGTCTACCTCACGCACCTCTATCCGCACACGCAGGGGCGTCACGAGGAGATGCGTCGCTCGATCGGCGAACGCTACGACGGCGACGTGCGGTTCGCAGAAGACCTCCAGCGCGTTTCGATCGAAGCCGAACGTCGATAA